Proteins from a genomic interval of Flammeovirgaceae bacterium SG7u.111:
- the mpgS gene encoding mannosyl-3-phosphoglycerate synthase, which yields MRIEIPREVERFGPIIFHGVQKVYELDSGLKNHSNQQDENPVLKRIAYDVQHEIQNEMAIVVPVRNEKIKLIEGVLSGIPHHCLVIIVSNSPRHPIDRFRIEKDAIEHLSNFMGRRILMVHQKDPKLAEACEAAGYPFLLDKEGVVKNGKAEGMILSTLLAYLCGKKYIGFIDSDNYFPGAVHEYVQEYGAAFAMSKSKYTMARISWHSKPKIVESNLFFAKRGRASEHTNKILNRLVSYYTGYGTEIIKTGNAGEHAMTMDLAMRLDYSSGYSIEPYHYINVLEKFGGIIANPSDKIMQNRVEFYQIESRNPHLHEVKGDQHVMDMSRAALEVMHNSPICPKELQEEIIKDLRARKLLGEGEELGNSLTYYPSLKTVNMKKFAKVLKNEPYVDMFKADLSKFNQETEDTMLTRDKAEGMKAHLPEEGKLEAK from the coding sequence ATGAGAATTGAAATCCCCAGAGAAGTAGAGAGATTTGGACCAATTATTTTCCATGGTGTGCAGAAGGTGTATGAGCTTGACTCTGGCTTGAAAAACCACTCTAACCAACAAGACGAGAACCCTGTTTTAAAAAGGATAGCCTACGACGTACAGCATGAGATCCAGAATGAGATGGCGATTGTGGTGCCCGTAAGGAATGAAAAAATCAAGCTTATAGAAGGTGTGCTTTCTGGGATTCCCCACCACTGTTTGGTCATTATAGTATCTAATAGCCCAAGGCATCCGATTGATAGATTTAGGATAGAAAAAGATGCGATAGAGCACTTGAGCAATTTTATGGGGCGTAGGATTTTGATGGTTCACCAAAAGGACCCGAAACTTGCCGAAGCGTGCGAAGCTGCAGGTTATCCATTTTTGCTAGATAAGGAAGGGGTAGTGAAGAACGGAAAAGCAGAAGGGATGATTTTGAGTACTTTATTGGCGTACTTGTGCGGCAAGAAGTACATCGGTTTTATTGACTCGGACAACTATTTCCCCGGTGCGGTGCATGAATATGTGCAGGAGTACGGCGCTGCTTTTGCCATGAGCAAGTCTAAGTATACAATGGCGAGGATTTCGTGGCACAGTAAGCCAAAAATAGTGGAGTCGAACTTGTTCTTTGCCAAGAGGGGTAGGGCTTCGGAGCATACCAATAAGATTTTGAACAGGCTGGTGAGCTACTATACGGGCTACGGAACGGAAATTATAAAGACTGGGAATGCAGGCGAGCATGCGATGACCATGGATTTGGCCATGCGACTAGATTATTCTTCGGGTTATTCTATTGAGCCGTATCATTACATAAATGTATTGGAAAAATTTGGTGGAATAATAGCCAATCCTTCGGACAAGATTATGCAAAATAGGGTAGAGTTTTATCAGATAGAATCTAGAAACCCACATTTGCACGAGGTAAAGGGTGACCAGCACGTAATGGACATGAGCCGTGCGGCGCTGGAGGTGATGCACAATTCGCCTATTTGCCCAAAAGAGTTGCAAGAAGAGATTATAAAAGATTTGAGAGCAAGGAAACTTCTTGGAGAAGGAGAGGAGCTTGGTAACTCGCTTACTTATTACCCTTCTCTCAAAACGGTGAATATGAAAAAGTTTGCCAAGGTGCTCAAAAATGAACCATATGTAGATATGTTCAAGGCGGATCTTTCGAAGTTCAACCAAGAAACGGAGGATACGATGCTGACTAGGGACAAGGCTGAAGGGATGAAGGCACATTTGCCAGAAGAAGGGAAGCTAGAAGCGAAATAA
- the mpgP gene encoding mannosyl-3-phosphoglycerate phosphatase, translating to MKTTNPIIFTDLDGTLLDFKTYSFDVTKGTVEKLTELGIPVVFCSSKTRVEQEVYRKALGNAHPFITENGSAIFIPEGYFAFDFKFHQEADGYKVVELGETADFIRAQIKLAREESGNVNFGYADLTIAEISEITTLDLEASKRAASREYSETILKGDVSSEQFGRFKDVLEQKGLACVSGGKFHTVMGLKSDKGKAVEILAGLYRKQLGEITTLGLGDSANDGPLLRAVDKPYLVQKPNGTWQAIEFEGLEKVAAIGPAGWNEAVAGLLE from the coding sequence ATGAAAACAACTAACCCAATCATATTTACCGACTTGGACGGTACACTGCTCGATTTTAAAACGTATTCGTTTGACGTGACGAAAGGAACGGTAGAGAAATTAACCGAGTTGGGTATCCCTGTGGTATTTTGTTCTTCCAAAACGAGGGTAGAGCAGGAGGTATACAGGAAAGCGCTTGGCAATGCGCATCCTTTCATTACCGAAAATGGCAGTGCGATTTTTATTCCCGAAGGCTATTTTGCCTTTGACTTCAAGTTTCACCAAGAAGCGGATGGATATAAAGTGGTAGAACTTGGGGAAACCGCAGATTTCATTAGAGCGCAAATAAAGCTTGCCCGAGAAGAATCTGGAAACGTAAATTTCGGTTATGCCGACTTGACTATTGCCGAGATATCGGAAATCACTACGCTTGACTTGGAAGCCTCGAAAAGGGCGGCTTCAAGAGAGTATAGTGAGACTATTTTGAAAGGAGACGTAAGCTCGGAGCAATTCGGGAGATTCAAAGATGTGTTGGAGCAGAAAGGCTTGGCTTGTGTATCTGGCGGGAAGTTCCACACCGTAATGGGGCTGAAGAGCGATAAAGGAAAAGCGGTGGAAATCCTCGCTGGTTTGTACCGAAAGCAGCTTGGGGAAATCACCACGCTAGGGCTGGGGGACAGTGCCAACGATGGCCCTTTGCTCAGGGCGGTGGACAAACCTTATTTGGTGCAAAAGCCAAACGGGACATGGCAAGCTATTGAATTTGAGGGGTTGGAAAAAGTAGCAGCGATTGGTCCTGCAG